Proteins from a genomic interval of Zingiber officinale cultivar Zhangliang chromosome 2A, Zo_v1.1, whole genome shotgun sequence:
- the LOC122043419 gene encoding probable disease resistance protein At1g61300: MACINLNLDVDVNSCLSGLWASLPVLGRPKSGIQKLEKEMARLRGKRDDIKNQIDQADRQGKIPTNEVSQWLREVEILEGKVGVIEQDFQSVSCFSCNCFNQTDGTSSQTQRAGDQVLIRQSSNYCSIIRRVAKELGEANELMSRAGALDPVATVGPLKPTVMLPISHRPPVGIESYVEDIVSYIDGGEDNIIGIYGMGGVGKTTTLNRIQQHYLLKHTIFDRVIWVVASKDCQLKRLQMDIAKSLGLNTLQENDDEKTCGDKLCSYLMNKNCLMFLDDIWEHLNLQLLGMAHSTTEQSQQQHQQPRKVTVFTTRSETVCAQMKAEKKIIVRCLDSEQAWQLFEQNSDGDVLSSDAGIKFLAEELAKECAGLPLALVTVARAMLGKRSWEAWKEALHQIRDKHEWTTIGLSEDSLVMYKAFKLSYDSLENDSIRECLLCCALWPEDYEINQFSELIPCWIGCGIIREFNVINEAFAQGYSHLEALVAASLLEQCGDFNFRYSKKRVKMHDVIRDMALLMASRLEGNKRQWIVKARIGMSELPRQEEWQEAERASFMFNNITSLQDYEASTFPKLSMLILNYNHLKQIPPSLFASMPHLKYLDLSGCDITELPKEICSLAELQYLNLSDSSIIRLPFEFGCLGKLEYLLLRATCLEIVPNGTISNLSMLKWLDIREICLVSEWWWDELKCFKGRHQLSVGITINVTTDNIQRLNMLPLNVSIWELTLDGENISKHEQVMDLGTLQWGCRVSDHLEILCIQNLRLDRFELAVGVGRESSFGWLNSLHFTGLKLLEEISLNRVRLYNLRQLYIFGCPMLKDVSWILQLPCLNFLDITMCGKMKQVISEVGNSNSISSSSIRCLILWHMSNLNLIANRSLHFPYLEYVQVYNCPKLKKLPFGVEILKNRLKVIKGEDNWWNNMDWNDESIKDSLTPYFRSWHR, encoded by the exons ATGGCGTGCATCAACCTAAATCTCGACGTAGACGTCAACAGTTGCCTGAGCGGGCTGTGGGCATCGCTGCCAGTACTGGGCAGGCCAAAATCTGGCATCCAGAAATTGGAGAAGGAAATGGCAAGATTGAGAGGTAAAAGGGACGACATCAAGAACCAGATCGACCAGGCGGATCGACAAGGGAAAATTCCGACCAACGAAGTCAGCCAGTGGCTGCGAGAGGTGGAGATATTGGAAGGCAAAGTGGGTGTCATCGAGCAGGATTTCCAAAGCGTTA GTTGCTTCAGTTGCAATTGCTTCAATCAAACTGACGGCACGTCGAGTCAAACACAGCGAGCAGGAGATCAGGTTCTTATCAGACAGTCATCGAACTACTGCTCCATCATCCGAAGAGTGGCGAAGGAGCTCGGCGAGGCTAATGAATTGATGAGCCGAGCTGGTGCCCTGGATCCGGTTGCCACAGTTGGGCCTCTGAAACCCACCGTGATGCTTCCCATCTCGCACCGACCGCCTGTTGGGATCGAGTCGTATGTGGAGGACATTGTGAGCTACATCGATGGCGGAGAAGACAACATCATAGGCATCTACGGAATGGGTGGTGTCGGTAAGACTACCACGTTGAACAGAATCCAGCAACACTATCTTCTTAAGCACACCATATTTGATCGTGTCATTTGGGTTGTGGCCTCCAAGGACTGCCAATTGAAAAGGCTCCAGATGGATATTGCTAAGAGTCTAGGACTGAACACACTGCAGGAGAATGACGATGAAAAAACTTGTGGTGATAAGCTCTGTAGCTACTTGATGAACAAGAACTGCTTGATGTTTCTTGATGACATTTGGGAACATCTGAATCTTCAACTGTTGGGGATGGCACACTCGACTACTGAGCAAAGCCAGCAGCAGCATCAGCAGCCGCGCAAAGTCACGGTGTTCACGACTCGCAGCGAGACAGTGTGTGCACAAATGAAGGCAGAAAAGAAGATCATTGTCAGATGTCTGGATTCAGAACAAGCATGGCAACTCTTTGAGCAGAACAGCGATGGGGATGTTCTCAGCTCAGATGCTGGAATTAAGTTCCTTGCTGAAGAACTTGCTAAAGAATGTGCAGGTCTTCCGCTCGCTCTTGTCACCGTCGCCCGGGCCATGTTAGGGAAAAGGTCTTGGGAAGCTTGGAAGGAAGCTCTCCATCAAATAAGGGATAAACATGAGTGGACAACCATCGGTCTTTCAGAAGATTCACTCGTCATGTATAAAGCCTTCAAGCTTAGCTACGACAGCTTAGAGAACGACTCCATAAGAGAATGCCTCTTGTGTTGCGCTTTGTGGCCTGAAGATTATGAGATCAACCAATTCTCTGAGTTGATACCATGTTGGATAGGCTGCGGCATAATCCGTGAATTTAATGTGATCAATGAAGCTTTCGCCCAAGGATACTCCCATTTGGAAGCTCTCGTGGCTGCATCCTTGCTTGAGCAATGTGGTGACTTTAACTTTCGTTATAGCAAGAAACGTGTAAAGATGCACGATGTCATCCGAGACATGGCACTATTGATGGCCTCTAGGTTGGAGGGGAACAAAAGACAATGGATTGTAAAAGCAAGAATCGGGATGAGTGAATTGCCTAGACAAGAAGAATGGCAAGAAGCAGAGCGAGCATCATTCATGTTTAATAATATTACTTCTTTACAAGATTATGAAGCTTCCACTTTTCCAAAACTTTCTATGTTGATTCTCAATTACAATCACCTGAAACAAATTCCTCCGAGTTTGTTCGCAAGCATGCCTCATTTAAAATACTTGGATCTCAGTGGATGTGATATAACAGAGCTTCCCAAGGAGATTTGTAGCTTAGCCGAGCTTCAATATTTAAACTTGTCAGATAGTAGTATAATAAGATTGCCGTTTGAATTTGGTTGCCTTGGCAAATTAGAGTACTTGCTTCTAAGGGCTACTTGTCTTGAGATTGTTCCCAATGGGACGATATCCAATTTATCAATGCTCAAGTGGCTGGATATAAGAGAAATTTGTCTTGTATCCGAGTGGTGGTGGGATGAGCTGAAATGTTTCAAAGGACGCCACCAATTAAGTGTGGGAATTACCATTAATGTTACAACAGATAACATTCAGCGACTCAACATGTTACCATTAAATGTCTCCATATGGGAACTCACTTTGGATGGAGAGAATATTTCAAAACATGAGCAAGTAATGGATCTGGGCACTCTGCAATGGGGATGCAGGGTAAGTGACCACCTTGAGATTTTGTGCATTCAGAACCTCAGATTAGACCGATTTGAGTTGGCTGTAGGTGTGGGTCGCGAATCAAGCTTCGGATGGTTAAACAGTCTCCATTTTACTGGCCTAAAACTATTGGAAGAGATTTCATTGAATAGAGTTCGGCTCTACAACCTTCGTcaattatatatttttggttGCCCCATGTTGAAAGATGTTTCTTGGATTCTCCAACTGCCATGCCTTAATTTTCTAGACATAACTATGTGTGGAAAAATGAAGCAAGTAATAAGTGAGGTAGGGAACTCCAACTCCATCTCTAGCTCTAGCATTCGATGCTTGATTTTGTGGCACATGTCGAATCTCAATCTCATTGCAAACCGATCGCTCCATTTTCCCTACTTGGAATATGTACAAGTGTATAATTGCCCAAAGCTCAAAAAATTACCATTTGGGGTTGAAATATTGAAGAACAGATTAAAAGTGATTAAAGGTGAAGACAATTGGTGGAATAACATGGATTGGAACGACGAGAGCATCAAGGATTCCCTCACTCCGTATTTTAG GTCTTGGCATCGTTGA